In Haemophilus parainfluenzae, one genomic interval encodes:
- a CDS encoding efflux RND transporter periplasmic adaptor subunit has translation MKKRFFILLGLLVAAGAAYYFFSSNSKQETTYLTESVTRGNVEKTVIASGSVESVNEVDVGAQASGKITKLYVKLGQEIKKGEMIADIDSTTQINTLNTKKAALVSYQAQLKAKKTAYDVALSSYNRLSKLYTQKATSLDSVNTAKSTLDNAKAEMEAIEANIKQAEIEVNTAETNVGYTKITAPMDGTVISVPVSEGQTVNANQTTPTIVTIADLSKMKIKPEISEGDITKVKAGQEVSFTILSDSQTVYHSVIDSVDPANTTTSDSSSTSSLSSSSSSTTSAIYYYANVLIDNPDRTLRIGMTTENNIKIANAKDVLLVSNMAIQKRDGKSFVNVLNDKNQSEPREVEIGVQNDFKTEIKSGLNEGEKVIVSQVANGEQVGSMPRGPRMF, from the coding sequence ATGAAAAAACGCTTTTTTATTTTACTCGGATTACTCGTCGCTGCTGGTGCGGCTTATTATTTTTTCTCTAGCAATAGCAAGCAAGAAACCACTTATCTTACTGAATCGGTTACACGTGGTAATGTTGAAAAAACAGTTATCGCTTCTGGTTCAGTTGAAAGCGTGAATGAAGTCGATGTCGGCGCCCAAGCTTCGGGTAAAATCACCAAACTCTATGTCAAGTTAGGGCAAGAAATCAAAAAAGGTGAAATGATCGCTGATATTGATTCCACAACCCAAATTAATACCTTAAATACCAAAAAGGCGGCATTGGTTAGCTATCAAGCACAATTAAAAGCGAAGAAAACCGCTTACGATGTTGCCCTTTCAAGCTATAACCGCTTATCAAAACTTTATACGCAAAAAGCGACATCTTTAGATAGTGTAAATACGGCTAAAAGCACGCTTGATAATGCGAAAGCTGAAATGGAAGCCATTGAAGCCAATATCAAACAAGCTGAAATTGAAGTGAATACCGCTGAAACCAATGTGGGCTACACCAAAATCACTGCACCAATGGATGGCACAGTTATTTCAGTTCCCGTTTCTGAAGGTCAAACCGTTAATGCCAACCAAACGACGCCAACAATTGTGACCATTGCTGATTTAAGTAAAATGAAAATTAAGCCTGAGATTTCGGAAGGTGACATTACCAAAGTCAAAGCAGGTCAAGAAGTCAGCTTTACTATTTTATCAGATAGCCAAACCGTATATCACTCCGTCATTGATTCTGTTGATCCAGCCAATACCACGACAAGTGATAGCTCTTCAACATCATCTTTAAGTAGCTCAAGCAGCTCCACAACCAGTGCGATCTACTATTACGCTAATGTTTTAATTGATAACCCTGATCGTACTTTACGCATCGGGATGACGACAGAAAACAACATCAAAATTGCCAACGCCAAGGATGTGTTATTGGTTTCCAATATGGCTATTCAAAAACGTGATGGCAAAAGCTTTGTGAATGTATTGAATGATAAAAATCAATCTGAACCGCGTGAAGTTGAAATCGGCGTTCAAAATGATTTCAAAACTGAAATCAAATCGGGTTTAAACGAAGGTGAAAAAGTCATTGTGTCGCAAGTTGCGAATGGTGAACAAGTTGGCTCTATGCCTCGTGGTCCAAGAATGTTCTAA
- the glnS gene encoding glutamine--tRNA ligase — translation MSNTEHTLENAENTRTHNFITQIIDEDLASGKHKSVHTRFPPEPNGYLHIGHAKSICLNFGLAKEYNGLCNLRFDDTNPVKEDVEYVDSIKADVEWLGFKWEGEPRYASDYFDALYGYAIELIEKGLAYVDELSPDEMREYRGTLTEPGKNSPYRDRSVEENLALFERMKNGEFAEGTLSLRAKIDMASPFMVMRDPVLYRIKFASHHQTGDKWCIYPMYDFTHCISDAIERITHSLCTLEFQDNRRLYDWVLDNISIERPLPHQYEFSRLNLEGTLTSKRKLLKLVNEGIVDGWNDPRMPTISGLRRRGYTPASLREFCRRIGVTKQDNVVEYSALEACIREDLNENAPRAMAVIDPVRVVIENFEGEETLTAPNHPNRPELGERQLPFTKELYIDRADFREEANKQYKRLVLGKEVRLRNAYVIKAERVEKDANGEITTIFCTYDPETLGKNPADGRKVKGVIHWVSAVHNHPAEFRLYERLFTVPNPGAAEEIESVLNPTSLVVKHGFVEQSLANAEPEKGYQFEREGYFCADNKDSRPEHLVFNLTVSLKEGF, via the coding sequence ATGAGCAATACAGAACACACTCTAGAAAATGCGGAAAATACCCGCACACACAATTTCATTACTCAAATTATTGATGAAGATTTAGCTTCAGGTAAACACAAAAGCGTTCATACTCGTTTTCCACCTGAGCCGAACGGCTATTTGCATATCGGTCACGCAAAATCGATTTGCTTAAACTTCGGTTTAGCAAAAGAATATAATGGTTTATGTAACCTACGTTTTGATGATACCAACCCAGTGAAAGAAGATGTGGAATATGTGGATTCCATTAAAGCCGATGTGGAATGGTTAGGCTTTAAATGGGAAGGCGAACCGCGTTATGCGTCTGATTACTTCGATGCACTTTATGGCTATGCCATTGAGTTAATCGAAAAAGGTTTAGCGTATGTGGATGAACTTTCTCCAGATGAAATGCGTGAGTATCGTGGTACATTAACCGAGCCGGGCAAAAACAGTCCATATCGTGATCGCAGCGTAGAAGAAAACTTAGCGTTATTCGAGAGAATGAAAAATGGCGAATTTGCTGAAGGTACATTAAGTCTTCGTGCAAAAATCGACATGGCTTCACCATTTATGGTCATGCGTGACCCTGTGCTTTATCGTATTAAATTTGCGAGCCATCACCAAACCGGTGACAAATGGTGCATTTACCCAATGTACGATTTTACTCACTGTATCTCTGATGCGATTGAGCGTATTACACACTCTTTATGTACATTAGAGTTCCAAGATAACCGTCGTTTATATGACTGGGTGTTGGACAATATTAGTATTGAACGTCCATTACCGCATCAATATGAATTTTCACGTTTGAATTTAGAAGGCACGTTAACATCTAAACGTAAATTATTAAAATTAGTGAATGAAGGTATTGTGGATGGTTGGAACGATCCGCGTATGCCGACGATTTCAGGTTTACGTCGTCGTGGTTATACACCGGCTTCATTACGTGAATTCTGCCGTCGTATTGGTGTAACTAAACAAGATAACGTCGTAGAGTATTCTGCACTTGAAGCCTGCATTCGTGAAGATTTAAACGAAAACGCACCACGCGCAATGGCGGTGATTGATCCTGTTCGTGTTGTGATTGAAAACTTTGAAGGCGAAGAAACCTTAACGGCCCCAAATCACCCGAATCGTCCTGAATTAGGTGAGCGTCAATTACCGTTTACGAAAGAGCTTTATATTGATCGCGCAGACTTCCGTGAAGAAGCAAACAAACAATATAAACGTTTAGTGTTAGGTAAAGAAGTGCGTTTACGTAACGCTTACGTGATTAAAGCTGAACGTGTCGAAAAAGATGCAAATGGAGAAATCACTACAATCTTCTGTACTTACGATCCAGAAACATTAGGTAAGAATCCAGCAGATGGACGCAAAGTAAAAGGGGTAATTCACTGGGTATCTGCAGTACATAATCACCCAGCGGAGTTCCGTTTATATGAACGTCTCTTCACCGTACCAAACCCAGGTGCAGCGGAAGAAATCGAAAGCGTGTTAAATCCAACCTCTTTAGTGGTAAAACACGGTTTTGTAGAACAAAGCCTCGCAAATGCGGAACCAGAAAAAGGTTACCAATTTGAACGCGAAGGTTATTTCTGTGCGGATAACAAAGATAGCCGCCCAGAGCACTTAGTGTTTAACTTAACCGTAAGCTTAAAAGAAGGCTTCTAA
- a CDS encoding YcgN family cysteine cluster protein has product MQFESHFWQKKSLLEMTESEWEALCDGCGKCCYRKYIQGRGKREKLYYTRIACNLLDVETGKCRNYPERFKIESDCTKLTKKNLPDFGWLPNTCAYRLLYEEKPLPEWHPLVSGDPNSVKKAGILIQDGIHEEDVIDWFEFVIETE; this is encoded by the coding sequence ATGCAATTTGAATCTCATTTTTGGCAAAAAAAATCGCTCCTTGAAATGACAGAATCCGAATGGGAAGCCTTATGTGATGGCTGCGGAAAATGCTGTTATCGAAAATATATCCAAGGGCGGGGCAAGCGTGAAAAGCTCTATTACACGCGCATTGCTTGCAATCTATTAGATGTGGAAACAGGGAAGTGTCGTAATTATCCTGAACGTTTTAAAATCGAAAGTGATTGTACGAAATTAACCAAAAAGAATTTGCCTGATTTTGGTTGGCTGCCGAATACCTGTGCATATCGTTTATTGTATGAGGAGAAACCTTTGCCCGAATGGCATCCATTAGTTAGCGGCGATCCTAATTCTGTGAAAAAAGCAGGCATTTTAATTCAAGATGGCATACACGAAGAAGACGTCATTGATTGGTTTGAATTTGTCATTGAAACCGAATAA
- the malQ gene encoding 4-alpha-glucanotransferase, giving the protein MQMTSSIKQSAEKLGISLSHYDIDGHLIYASPSSIDYFIEQLQFPPNTGQNQLFQDVICAFENEPIQYDLTAFSSPPDASLRYQLLDEQNQIQFEKTIPYSTALSLPALPFGYYRLVIFIAQQTFSVQILVSPRTAYQPPLLEQQKAWGVNVQLYSLRSKHNWGIGDFSDLAYLIEKSAEHGADFVGINPLHLLYPSVPEWASPYSSSSRRWLNFIYLDVTALPEFKLAKSVQNWVNSEDIANLIQSLRDQDTVNYSAVTELKLSALEQLFAFSQRSKSAAIIKRREAFAAYQKEQGEALFLQGLFNVLDKIEHADQQAEENTIGWLGWREEWQHLTAVKRKALIKQYKSEIDFFAWLQWLTEQQLNDLKHLCQKVGMRLGIYGDLAVNSSRGSVDVWSQPELYCVKASVGAPPDPLGPVGQNWNLPPYNPSQLKATGFAAVITMLRANMQHFGILRIDHVMGLFRLWLIPEGKTAADGLYVHYPFDELMAILAIESQRNQCLIIGEDLGTVPDEVRWKLNEFRIFSYFVLYFAQRNRQYPHANEFPRHAYATIGTHDVPSLQSFWHCRDLALFDELNILKGDVLKEKYDQRVIDKQAMIDSLHRDGYLPPDYHGDALSMAMHDNLNRQIHRYLANSQSALIGVQLENLIGQEISFNLPGTSTEYPNWQKKLGQSLELIFNDENLKTFFAQINQARKA; this is encoded by the coding sequence ATGCAAATGACCTCATCCATTAAACAATCCGCTGAAAAACTTGGCATTTCACTTTCCCATTATGATATTGACGGGCATTTAATTTATGCATCGCCCAGTTCTATTGATTATTTTATCGAGCAGTTGCAATTTCCGCCGAATACTGGTCAAAATCAACTGTTCCAAGATGTAATATGTGCCTTTGAAAACGAACCGATTCAGTATGATTTAACCGCGTTTTCTTCTCCTCCTGATGCTTCTTTGCGTTATCAATTGCTCGACGAGCAAAACCAAATTCAGTTTGAAAAAACAATTCCATATTCAACCGCACTTTCGTTGCCTGCTTTGCCTTTTGGCTATTATCGTTTGGTGATTTTTATCGCCCAACAAACTTTCTCGGTTCAAATTTTGGTTTCACCAAGAACAGCGTATCAACCGCCTTTATTAGAACAACAAAAAGCCTGGGGTGTGAATGTTCAGCTTTATAGCCTACGTTCAAAACATAACTGGGGTATTGGTGACTTTTCAGATTTAGCGTATTTGATTGAGAAAAGTGCCGAACATGGCGCGGATTTTGTCGGAATTAACCCGTTACATTTACTTTATCCATCCGTACCAGAATGGGCGAGCCCTTATAGCTCTTCCTCTCGTCGTTGGTTGAACTTTATTTATCTTGATGTAACGGCATTGCCAGAATTTAAATTGGCAAAATCAGTACAAAATTGGGTTAACTCTGAGGATATCGCTAACTTAATTCAATCTTTGCGCGATCAAGATACCGTCAACTACAGTGCAGTAACTGAATTAAAACTAAGCGCACTTGAACAACTCTTTGCCTTTAGTCAACGCAGTAAATCTGCCGCAATTATCAAACGTCGTGAAGCGTTTGCGGCTTATCAAAAAGAGCAAGGCGAGGCATTGTTTTTACAAGGCTTATTTAATGTTTTAGACAAAATTGAACATGCTGATCAACAAGCTGAAGAAAACACTATTGGTTGGTTGGGTTGGCGTGAAGAATGGCAACATCTCACTGCTGTAAAACGCAAAGCATTAATTAAACAATATAAATCGGAAATTGACTTTTTCGCTTGGTTGCAATGGCTAACTGAACAACAATTGAATGACCTAAAACATCTTTGCCAAAAAGTAGGTATGCGTTTAGGTATCTATGGTGATTTAGCGGTAAATAGCTCACGCGGTAGTGTGGATGTATGGTCGCAACCTGAGCTTTATTGCGTGAAAGCCTCGGTGGGTGCACCACCAGATCCGCTTGGTCCAGTCGGTCAAAACTGGAATTTACCACCTTACAATCCAAGCCAATTAAAAGCCACAGGCTTTGCCGCAGTGATTACGATGCTTCGTGCGAATATGCAGCATTTTGGTATTTTACGTATTGATCACGTAATGGGCTTATTCCGTTTATGGTTAATTCCAGAAGGCAAAACAGCGGCAGATGGCCTTTATGTGCATTATCCGTTTGATGAGTTGATGGCAATTCTAGCCATCGAAAGCCAACGCAATCAATGTTTAATCATCGGTGAAGATTTAGGTACAGTGCCAGATGAAGTGCGGTGGAAATTAAACGAGTTTCGAATTTTCTCGTATTTTGTGTTGTATTTTGCTCAACGTAATCGCCAATATCCACATGCGAATGAATTCCCACGTCATGCTTATGCGACGATTGGTACACATGATGTGCCTTCCTTGCAAAGTTTCTGGCATTGTCGTGATTTAGCGTTGTTTGATGAACTCAATATTTTAAAAGGCGATGTACTAAAAGAAAAATATGATCAGCGGGTCATTGATAAACAAGCCATGATTGATAGCTTGCATCGTGACGGCTATTTACCACCAGATTATCACGGTGACGCTTTAAGTATGGCGATGCACGATAATCTTAACCGCCAAATTCATCGCTATTTGGCCAACAGTCAAAGCGCTTTAATTGGTGTTCAATTAGAGAACTTAATCGGACAAGAAATTTCATTCAATCTGCCAGGGACTTCAACAGAATATCCAAACTGGCAGAAGAAACTCGGACAATCCTTAGAGCTGATTTTTAATGACGAAAACTTAAAGACATTTTTTGCTCAAATTAATCAAGCTCGCAAAGCATAA
- the glgB gene encoding 1,4-alpha-glucan branching protein GlgB, with translation MTKLVAQSVINSFFDGKQADPFAVLGMHETHNGIEIRALLPDADKVEVIDKETQSMVVALERVDERGFFSAIVPNVNHFFAYQFKVYWGSDVHLIEDPYRFHPMINDLDQWLLAEGSLLRPYEVLGAHFTECDGVPGVNFRVWAPNAKRVSLVGDFNYWDGRRHPMRFHPASGVWELFLPKASLGQRYKFELIDCHGNLRLKADPYAFSSELRPDTASEISMLPDVVEMTEERRKANQRNQPISIYEVHLGSWRRNLENNFWLDYDQIADELIPYVKHMGFTHIEFLPISEFPFDGSWGYQPIGLYSPTSRFGTPEGFKRLVEKAHKAGINVILDWVPGHFPSDTHGLVAFDGTALYEHADPREGYHQDWNTLIYNYGRNEVKNFLSSNALYWLERFGVDGIRVDAVASMIYRDYSRAEGEWIPNQYGGRENLEAIEFLKHTNWKIHSEMTGAISIAEESTSFGGVTHPTENGGLGFNFKWNMGWMNDTLSYMQLDPVYRRYHHDKMTFGMIYQYSENFVLPLSHDEVVHGKCSLLGKMPGDAWQKFANLRAYYGYMWGYPGKKLLFMGNEFAQGREWNYEESLDWFLLDENHGGPWHKGVLQLVKDLNGVYQNNAPLFELDGEPEGFNWLVVDDAENSVFAFERKSSNGERIIVISNFTPVPREGYRIGVNAAGEYEEILNTDSMYYQGSNVGNFGLVESEAIASHGRDNSISVTIPPLATIYLKYKA, from the coding sequence ATGACGAAATTAGTCGCCCAATCAGTAATCAATTCATTTTTTGATGGCAAACAGGCTGATCCTTTTGCAGTATTAGGCATGCATGAAACCCACAATGGTATTGAGATCCGCGCTTTATTACCTGATGCAGATAAAGTCGAAGTGATTGATAAAGAAACTCAATCCATGGTGGTTGCTTTAGAAAGAGTGGATGAGCGAGGCTTTTTCTCCGCTATTGTGCCAAATGTGAACCACTTTTTTGCTTATCAATTTAAAGTGTATTGGGGATCGGATGTGCATCTTATTGAAGATCCATACCGTTTCCATCCGATGATTAATGATTTAGACCAATGGCTGTTGGCTGAAGGTTCGTTATTACGTCCGTATGAAGTATTAGGTGCACACTTTACCGAATGTGATGGTGTGCCAGGTGTGAATTTCCGTGTATGGGCTCCGAATGCTAAACGCGTTTCATTGGTGGGTGATTTCAACTATTGGGATGGTCGCCGTCATCCAATGCGTTTCCATCCAGCAAGTGGTGTGTGGGAATTATTCTTACCAAAAGCTAGCCTTGGTCAACGCTATAAATTTGAATTAATTGATTGCCACGGTAATCTCCGTTTAAAAGCCGACCCTTATGCATTTAGCTCTGAATTACGTCCGGATACTGCGTCAGAAATCAGCATGTTGCCAGATGTGGTAGAAATGACAGAGGAGCGTCGTAAGGCGAACCAACGTAACCAACCTATTTCTATCTACGAAGTACATTTGGGCTCATGGCGCCGTAATTTAGAAAATAATTTCTGGCTTGATTACGACCAAATTGCCGATGAGCTTATTCCTTATGTAAAACACATGGGCTTTACCCATATTGAGTTTTTACCGATTTCCGAATTCCCATTTGATGGCTCTTGGGGCTATCAACCGATCGGTTTGTACTCTCCAACTAGCCGTTTCGGTACACCTGAAGGCTTTAAACGCTTAGTCGAAAAAGCACACAAAGCGGGCATTAATGTGATTTTAGACTGGGTGCCGGGGCATTTCCCAAGTGATACACATGGTTTAGTGGCATTTGATGGTACAGCCTTATATGAGCACGCTGACCCTCGTGAAGGCTATCACCAAGACTGGAATACCTTGATTTATAACTATGGCCGTAATGAAGTGAAAAACTTCTTATCTAGTAATGCACTGTATTGGTTAGAACGCTTTGGTGTGGATGGTATTCGTGTGGATGCGGTAGCGTCAATGATTTATCGCGATTACAGCCGTGCTGAAGGGGAATGGATCCCGAATCAATATGGCGGTCGTGAAAACTTAGAAGCTATTGAGTTCTTAAAACATACCAACTGGAAAATCCATTCAGAAATGACAGGTGCTATTTCTATTGCGGAAGAATCCACTTCTTTCGGTGGCGTAACCCATCCGACAGAAAATGGCGGGCTTGGATTTAATTTCAAATGGAACATGGGTTGGATGAACGACACCCTAAGTTATATGCAACTTGATCCAGTTTATCGTCGTTATCATCATGACAAAATGACCTTTGGGATGATTTATCAATACAGTGAAAACTTTGTATTACCACTTTCTCACGATGAAGTGGTACACGGCAAATGCTCGTTACTCGGCAAAATGCCGGGCGATGCATGGCAAAAATTTGCTAACTTGCGTGCTTACTACGGTTATATGTGGGGCTATCCAGGCAAGAAATTGTTATTCATGGGTAATGAATTTGCTCAAGGTCGTGAATGGAATTATGAAGAAAGTTTGGATTGGTTCTTACTTGACGAAAATCATGGTGGTCCATGGCATAAAGGCGTATTGCAATTAGTTAAAGATTTGAACGGCGTTTATCAAAACAATGCACCGCTCTTTGAGTTAGACGGCGAACCTGAAGGATTTAATTGGTTAGTCGTAGATGACGCTGAAAATTCAGTCTTTGCTTTTGAACGTAAAAGTAGTAATGGCGAACGCATTATCGTGATTAGTAACTTCACACCTGTGCCACGTGAAGGTTACCGTATCGGTGTGAATGCAGCGGGTGAATACGAAGAAATTTTGAATACTGACTCAATGTATTATCAAGGTTCAAACGTAGGTAATTTTGGCTTGGTAGAAAGCGAAGCGATCGCAAGTCACGGGCGTGACAATTCGATTAGCGTGACAATTCCGCCATTAGCAACGATCTATTTAAAATATAAAGCATAA
- the glgX gene encoding glycogen debranching protein GlgX, whose protein sequence is MFSIYNNGKPSPMGYSQTLENGLKISNFALFSSAADAIELCLFRDGKESRFAMSRTDDIWHVAIEGVELNDEYAFRITGKNDRTLANPQKLMLDPYAKAVTHKPDLSSPEARSIFLLNDERDNASVAPKGRVVDERFDWSGDCKPSIPWAQTIVYELNVKGFSQLNSRIPENIRGTYAALAHPENIAYFKSLGITSLELLPVNFFIDEPHLQEKGLRNYWGYNPLAMFALEPSYAADQKQPLNEFKSMVKVLHQAGIEVILDVVFNHTAESEKTFPTFCQRGIDDKTYYWQNEHGDYTNWTGCGNMLNLANDVTRKWVLDCLRYWVTECHVDGFRFDLATVLGRETPDFNPNAQLFAEMEQDDVLQQIKLIAEPWDIGHYGYQVGYFPAYFSQWNDRFRDDMCRFWLWQSGEVGAFAERFAGSSDIFNREGRLPHGSLNFITAHDGFTLRDLVSYNHKHNEANGEEGRDGRNENYSYNHGVEGSQLDLADEWQSAVENNRVLSEKGLLGSLLLANGVPMLLAGDEFGNSQYGNNNAYCQDNEITWLKWDDFNQTLFDFTKQTIALRKKIQSLQQDAWWSDENVAWLNCGGSPMTLDDWHNRERKALQVMLDGRYLFLINAKTEAQSFYLPNGRWKKIAEIGNRVIQQCDVSGVAFEVLEHMED, encoded by the coding sequence ATGTTTAGTATTTATAACAATGGCAAACCTTCCCCAATGGGGTATTCGCAAACGCTGGAAAACGGCCTAAAAATTTCAAATTTTGCGCTGTTTTCTAGTGCGGCGGATGCCATTGAACTTTGCTTGTTCCGTGATGGCAAAGAAAGCCGTTTTGCCATGAGCAGAACCGATGATATTTGGCATGTGGCAATTGAAGGTGTTGAGCTGAATGATGAGTATGCTTTCAGAATCACAGGCAAAAATGACCGCACTTTAGCCAATCCGCAAAAGTTAATGCTTGATCCTTATGCGAAAGCGGTCACTCATAAACCAGATTTAAGTTCACCAGAAGCTCGCTCAATTTTCTTGTTAAATGATGAACGAGATAATGCATCAGTTGCGCCTAAAGGTCGTGTTGTGGATGAGCGTTTTGATTGGTCAGGGGATTGTAAGCCGTCTATTCCTTGGGCTCAAACCATTGTGTATGAACTGAATGTTAAAGGATTTAGCCAATTAAACTCACGTATTCCAGAAAATATTCGGGGGACTTATGCGGCTTTAGCACACCCTGAAAATATTGCTTATTTTAAATCATTGGGTATTACCAGCCTTGAATTGCTTCCAGTCAATTTCTTCATTGATGAACCGCATTTGCAAGAAAAAGGATTACGTAATTATTGGGGCTACAATCCACTAGCCATGTTTGCTTTAGAACCGAGTTACGCAGCTGATCAAAAACAGCCTTTGAATGAGTTTAAGAGCATGGTAAAAGTCTTGCATCAAGCGGGCATTGAAGTGATTTTGGATGTCGTATTTAACCATACGGCAGAATCTGAAAAAACATTCCCAACATTTTGTCAGCGCGGTATTGATGATAAAACCTATTACTGGCAAAACGAGCATGGTGACTACACCAACTGGACAGGCTGCGGCAACATGCTCAATCTTGCCAATGATGTCACTCGAAAATGGGTATTAGATTGCTTACGTTATTGGGTGACAGAATGCCATGTAGATGGTTTCCGTTTTGATTTAGCCACCGTGCTTGGTCGTGAAACACCTGATTTCAATCCAAATGCACAATTGTTTGCAGAAATGGAACAGGATGACGTTCTACAACAAATTAAATTAATCGCAGAACCTTGGGATATTGGTCATTACGGCTATCAAGTCGGATATTTTCCCGCTTATTTCTCTCAATGGAATGATCGTTTTCGTGATGATATGTGCCGTTTTTGGTTATGGCAAAGTGGTGAAGTGGGGGCTTTTGCAGAGCGTTTTGCGGGATCTAGCGATATCTTTAACCGCGAAGGTCGATTACCACATGGCAGCTTGAACTTTATTACAGCCCATGATGGTTTTACGTTGCGAGATTTAGTGAGCTATAACCATAAACATAATGAAGCTAACGGTGAAGAGGGCCGTGACGGACGGAATGAAAACTATAGTTACAATCATGGAGTTGAAGGTTCTCAACTCGATTTAGCAGATGAATGGCAAAGTGCGGTTGAAAATAACCGTGTTTTATCAGAAAAAGGCTTATTAGGCTCTTTATTACTGGCAAATGGTGTACCTATGCTGCTTGCCGGAGATGAGTTCGGCAACAGCCAATATGGCAATAACAATGCTTATTGCCAAGATAACGAAATTACGTGGTTAAAGTGGGATGATTTTAACCAAACCTTATTTGACTTTACCAAGCAAACCATTGCATTACGAAAAAAAATTCAAAGTTTGCAGCAGGACGCTTGGTGGTCGGATGAAAATGTCGCGTGGTTGAATTGTGGTGGAAGCCCGATGACCCTAGACGATTGGCATAATCGGGAAAGAAAAGCCTTACAAGTGATGTTGGATGGTCGCTACCTTTTCTTAATTAATGCAAAAACTGAAGCGCAATCTTTTTATTTACCAAATGGAAGATGGAAAAAGATTGCAGAAATTGGAAACAGAGTGATTCAACAATGTGATGTGAGTGGTGTGGCATTTGAAGTGTTGGAACATATGGAGGATTAA
- the glgC gene encoding glucose-1-phosphate adenylyltransferase, with protein MKSDLNKYELVKDTLVLILAGGRGSRLHELTDKRAKPALYFGGNRRIIDFALSNCINSGLNRIGVVTQYAAHSLLRHLQTGWSFLPQERGEFVDMLPARQQIDDSTWYRGTADAVYQNMAIIRNHYRPKYILILAGDHIYKQDYSVMLMDHVKSGAKCTVGCIEVPRSEASEFGVMAVNENLKVKAFVEKPKDPPAMVGKPDTSLASMGIYVFDAEYLYKMLDREVNTPCTSHDFGKDVLPKCLEEGVLYAHPFSRSCMGRNTEGEIYWRDVGTLDSFWQSNIDLVSENPQLDIYDQSWPIRGNPVQAYPSKFFYKKANVKPVDNSLIGGGCVITDASISNSVLFDKIKIDEDSSVDHCVVLPQVHIGKNCTLKDCIIDRHCIIPDGMEIGVDKALDSKRFRVSSTGKVVLVTSAMLKKLQGEEVTNEEHLD; from the coding sequence ATGAAAAGTGATCTTAATAAATATGAATTGGTTAAAGATACTTTAGTGCTTATTTTAGCCGGTGGTCGTGGTTCTCGTTTACATGAATTAACAGATAAACGTGCGAAACCTGCATTATATTTCGGCGGTAATCGTCGCATTATTGACTTTGCGCTTTCCAACTGTATTAACTCCGGTCTTAATCGCATCGGTGTCGTGACTCAGTATGCTGCTCACTCTTTGTTACGCCACTTACAAACTGGTTGGTCATTCTTACCGCAAGAGCGCGGTGAATTCGTTGATATGTTACCGGCTCGCCAACAAATTGATGACTCCACTTGGTACCGTGGTACGGCGGATGCGGTGTATCAAAATATGGCGATTATTCGCAATCACTATCGTCCGAAATACATTTTGATCCTTGCGGGCGACCATATCTATAAACAAGATTACAGCGTGATGTTAATGGATCACGTGAAAAGCGGTGCAAAATGTACGGTGGGTTGTATTGAAGTGCCTCGTTCTGAAGCAAGTGAATTTGGTGTGATGGCAGTAAACGAAAATCTGAAAGTGAAAGCATTCGTTGAAAAACCGAAAGATCCACCAGCAATGGTTGGTAAACCGGATACATCATTAGCGTCAATGGGTATCTATGTCTTCGATGCTGAATATCTCTATAAAATGCTTGATAGAGAAGTGAATACACCTTGCACATCTCATGACTTTGGTAAAGATGTCTTGCCAAAATGCTTGGAAGAAGGCGTGCTTTATGCACATCCATTCAGCCGTTCTTGCATGGGCAGAAATACTGAAGGTGAGATTTACTGGCGTGATGTGGGTACACTTGATAGTTTCTGGCAATCCAACATCGATTTAGTTTCAGAAAATCCACAATTAGATATTTACGATCAAAGCTGGCCAATCCGCGGTAATCCAGTACAGGCTTATCCATCTAAATTCTTCTATAAAAAAGCCAATGTCAAACCGGTGGATAACTCACTTATCGGTGGTGGCTGTGTGATTACTGATGCATCTATTAGTAATTCTGTGTTGTTTGATAAAATCAAAATTGATGAAGACTCCTCTGTTGATCACTGCGTTGTGTTACCGCAAGTACACATTGGTAAAAATTGTACGTTGAAAGATTGTATTATTGATCGCCATTGTATTATTCCAGATGGTATGGAAATCGGTGTAGATAAAGCCCTAGATAGTAAACGTTTCCGTGTGAGTTCTACTGGTAAAGTTGTACTTGTTACATCAGCAATGTTGAAAAAATTGCAGGGTGAAGAAGTCACAAACGAAGAACATTTGGATTAA